The Neochlamydia sp. S13 genome has a segment encoding these proteins:
- a CDS encoding DUF5399 domain-containing protein, whose amino-acid sequence MATIDKLDISVYNLYAIRTRMIEQINQQFQLDQAASIPAQLQVLDNYPKPTELDVLLGIAPLYTPWAYFFPPPRFRFMRRSPFSYRVIPSFGSYDEQALHEQKLEEVLCRTPEEKQEKETLKSCFREIEKLNNWLNFIVGRVGQFLQG is encoded by the coding sequence ATGGCAACGATTGATAAGCTAGACATTAGTGTCTACAATCTCTATGCAATCCGCACACGGATGATCGAGCAGATCAACCAACAATTCCAGCTAGATCAAGCAGCCAGTATACCTGCACAATTGCAAGTTTTAGATAATTATCCTAAACCTACGGAACTTGATGTTCTGCTAGGCATTGCTCCCCTTTACACACCCTGGGCTTATTTCTTTCCTCCTCCCCGTTTTCGCTTTATGCGCCGCTCTCCCTTCTCGTATCGTGTGATTCCCAGTTTTGGCTCCTATGATGAACAAGCCTTGCACGAGCAAAAGTTGGAAGAAGTTTTGTGTCGTACTCCTGAGGAAAAGCAAGAGAAAGAGACATTAAAAAGCTGCTTTCGCGAAATTGAAAAATTAAACAATTGGCTAAACTTTATTGTAGGCAGAGTAGGCCAGTTTTTACAAGGATAA
- a CDS encoding tetratricopeptide repeat protein, whose translation MHKLNWRESLGWSEEILEEMRSAGYAYIRQGKYEIALPFFEALCVLDPESAYDAQTLGALYLQSNNAAKALKCFDKALKIEGDHSPTLLNLAKALFMLGKKEEGLKVANILKNEANVAISNVAKALILAHS comes from the coding sequence ATGCACAAACTTAATTGGCGAGAATCTTTAGGCTGGTCGGAAGAGATTTTGGAAGAGATGCGTTCTGCTGGATATGCTTATATTCGCCAAGGCAAGTATGAGATTGCCCTGCCTTTTTTTGAAGCTTTATGCGTATTGGATCCGGAAAGTGCTTACGATGCTCAGACGTTAGGAGCTTTGTATTTGCAAAGCAATAATGCAGCTAAAGCACTTAAATGCTTTGATAAAGCTTTAAAAATCGAAGGTGACCATTCACCTACTTTATTGAATCTGGCTAAGGCTCTGTTTATGCTAGGTAAAAAGGAAGAAGGCTTAAAAGTAGCTAATATTCTTAAGAATGAAGCCAATGTCGCAATTTCTAATGTTGCCAAAGCACTTATCCTGGCACATAGCTGA
- the pseC gene encoding UDP-4-amino-4,6-dideoxy-N-acetyl-beta-L-altrosamine transaminase encodes MTKENFLPYTKPSINQIDIHEVTKALNSNYLTRGPLVEAFESAVAHYCQVKYAVAFSSGTSALMGAYFAANLRQQDSLLTTPNSFVATAGAAVQRGTTPVFLDIDCSSGNMDLQQLKYNLARPSSRGRLCVAPVHFAGIPVDMQKIDQAIQNPETVVIEDAAHALGSTYFTGEKVGSCRWSDMTIFSFHAAKTITTGEGGMVTTNSEDFYRRLKLFRNNGIEREGPYLQGEAAPWYYEVQHLTGNYNFTELQAALGLSQMARLDTFVEKRRQLMKAYRALLKEIPHLHLFAEDFDAYTAYHLCVVQINFNAYKTTRTQVMNRLRERMIGTQVHYIPIYKHPYFINLCGDISAYFPKMEAYYSQALSLPLYYDLQLEEVEKVVNTLKKALQGR; translated from the coding sequence ATGACTAAAGAAAATTTTTTGCCTTATACCAAGCCATCCATCAATCAGATTGATATTCATGAAGTAACTAAAGCTTTAAATAGCAATTATTTAACACGCGGCCCTCTGGTAGAAGCTTTTGAAAGTGCCGTAGCTCATTATTGTCAGGTCAAATATGCTGTTGCCTTCAGCAGTGGAACCTCCGCTTTAATGGGTGCTTACTTTGCAGCAAACTTGCGTCAGCAAGACTCTCTACTCACCACACCTAATTCGTTCGTAGCGACTGCAGGCGCAGCGGTACAACGAGGAACTACCCCTGTCTTTTTAGATATTGATTGCTCTAGCGGAAATATGGACTTACAGCAGCTGAAATATAATCTTGCCCGCCCTTCTTCACGCGGTCGCCTTTGTGTGGCGCCTGTCCATTTTGCGGGCATACCTGTGGATATGCAAAAAATAGATCAAGCTATCCAAAATCCTGAGACTGTAGTGATTGAAGATGCCGCCCATGCCTTAGGATCTACTTACTTCACGGGAGAAAAAGTAGGCTCTTGTCGATGGAGTGATATGACTATATTTAGTTTTCATGCGGCCAAAACAATTACGACAGGGGAAGGAGGGATGGTCACCACAAATAGCGAAGATTTTTATCGCCGTCTTAAGTTGTTTAGAAATAATGGAATTGAACGCGAAGGGCCTTATTTACAAGGAGAGGCAGCACCCTGGTATTACGAAGTGCAACATCTTACCGGTAACTATAATTTTACAGAATTGCAGGCTGCTCTAGGATTGAGCCAAATGGCGCGCTTGGATACCTTTGTGGAAAAGCGGCGGCAATTGATGAAAGCTTATCGTGCCTTATTAAAAGAAATTCCTCATCTTCATTTATTTGCAGAAGATTTCGATGCCTATACTGCTTATCATTTATGCGTAGTTCAAATTAATTTTAACGCTTATAAAACTACACGTACGCAGGTGATGAATAGATTGCGCGAAAGAATGATTGGAACGCAAGTTCATTATATTCCTATCTATAAGCATCCTTACTTTATAAACCTTTGCGGAGACATTTCTGCCTATTTTCCTAAAATGGAAGCCTATTATTCTCAGGCTCTTTCCTTGCCTCTTTACTATGATCTTCAACTAGAAGAGGTCGAAAAAGTGGTCAATACGCTTAAAAAAGCCTTGCAAGGAAGGTAG
- the dnaA gene encoding chromosomal replication initiator protein DnaA — MLVLETEDIWTQFLECVKAKCSATAFGNWLSPIRVIENAGDKITLEIPNIFVKEYLFSNFHSELCAFLPVNANGEPSIQFKLATPAKKTSSTLLNVPASYTPPVEEQTYEVKLNPNYRFETFIEGPANQFVKSAAIGIAARPGQSYNPLFIHGGVGLGKTHILHSIGHYIRQNNKKLRVQCITTEAFINDLVDNLRNKSVDRMKRFYRSDVDVLLVDDIQFLQNRLNFEEEFCNTFETLINQNKQIVITSDKPPSQLKLSERMIARMEWGLVAHIGVPELETRVAILQHKAQQKGLEIPNAVAFFIAEHIYNNVRQLEGALNRLSAHSRLLNLHITEEFVEKTLREMLQHAPRHKITVDQILKSVAAIFQVRVSDLKGSMRTKEVALPRQVAMYLACKMINESLQMLGAAFNKTHSTLLHACKNIEKKLTADETLRRQISMVERNIHA; from the coding sequence ATGTTAGTTCTTGAGACAGAAGATATTTGGACTCAATTTTTAGAATGTGTAAAAGCAAAGTGCTCAGCCACAGCTTTCGGCAATTGGCTTTCTCCTATTCGGGTGATAGAAAATGCTGGAGATAAAATCACTCTTGAGATTCCTAACATTTTTGTTAAAGAATATCTTTTTTCCAATTTCCATAGCGAACTTTGCGCTTTTTTACCTGTTAATGCCAACGGTGAGCCTTCTATTCAATTCAAATTGGCAACGCCAGCTAAGAAAACCTCCTCTACCCTTCTTAACGTACCGGCGAGTTATACCCCGCCAGTAGAAGAGCAAACTTATGAAGTAAAGTTAAACCCTAACTACCGCTTTGAAACATTTATTGAAGGGCCTGCTAACCAGTTTGTTAAATCTGCTGCCATAGGGATTGCTGCTCGCCCAGGTCAATCTTACAATCCTCTCTTTATTCATGGGGGTGTGGGCCTAGGTAAAACGCATATTCTTCACAGTATTGGACACTACATTCGTCAAAATAATAAGAAATTACGCGTTCAATGCATCACCACGGAAGCTTTTATTAACGACCTTGTCGATAACTTACGCAACAAATCTGTCGATCGCATGAAAAGGTTTTATCGCTCGGATGTCGATGTTTTACTGGTGGATGATATCCAGTTTTTACAAAATCGCCTGAATTTCGAGGAAGAATTTTGTAATACTTTCGAAACCCTCATTAATCAAAATAAACAGATTGTCATTACCAGTGATAAGCCTCCTTCCCAACTAAAACTCTCTGAGCGTATGATCGCTCGTATGGAATGGGGGTTAGTCGCCCATATTGGCGTACCGGAACTTGAAACGCGGGTGGCCATTCTCCAACATAAAGCCCAGCAAAAAGGCTTAGAAATTCCTAATGCTGTTGCCTTCTTTATTGCTGAACATATTTATAACAATGTCCGGCAATTAGAGGGAGCACTTAATCGTTTAAGCGCCCATAGCCGACTGTTGAATCTTCATATTACAGAAGAATTTGTAGAAAAAACTTTACGCGAAATGCTGCAACATGCGCCGCGTCATAAAATTACTGTCGATCAAATTTTGAAAAGTGTAGCCGCTATCTTTCAAGTACGGGTGAGTGACCTTAAAGGTTCTATGCGTACAAAAGAAGTTGCGCTGCCTCGTCAAGTAGCGATGTACCTGGCCTGTAAAATGATCAATGAATCTCTTCAAATGTTAGGCGCTGCTTTTAATAAAACTCACTCTACCCTTCTCCATGCTTGCAAAAACATTGAAAAAAAGCTCACCGCTGATGAAACTCTAAGACGGCAAATTAGCATGGTTGAACGCAACATTCATGCTTAG
- a CDS encoding IS1634 family transposase encodes MHIVKSKFKSAAGKVYETILLRESYREGKTVKKRTVGNLSNCTPEEIAAIELALKHKGNLQALTSCSGATMQEGLSVGGVWVIYQMAKRLGIVDALGNSREGQLALWQVVARVLEQGSRLSAVRLAETYAIAPVIDLQKGFNEEDLYKNLLWLCQSQASIEDRLFTKSFCKKPPHLFLYDVTSSYLEGEKNELADWGYNRDKKKGKKQIVIGLLSSADGTPVSTEVFKGNTQDTSTFHAQIKKAKERFKCEKVTFVGDRGMIKSGQIENLQEQGFHYITAMTKAQIETLMKRGVIEYTLFDKNLAEVKEDGIRYILKRNPVRAQEIAHSRLSKLASIEKLVAMQNAYLHAHPKAQVEVALKKIKAKIERLALKTYVIVSAQDRSLSVCLNQEMLAENAKLDGCYVIKTDLACDEVSMQEVHDRYKDLARVESAFRTVKSDLEIRPVYVRSEESTRGHVLIVMLAYMIIRELDKAWKDLYLTVEEGLRSLSTLTLIEWTVNNGLSFQQIPEPRHQNRQMLEVLKVELPKVLPKNHAHVVTRKKRR; translated from the coding sequence ATGCATATAGTGAAGTCAAAATTTAAATCAGCTGCCGGCAAAGTTTATGAAACAATTTTGCTGCGAGAATCCTATAGAGAAGGCAAAACCGTCAAAAAACGCACGGTGGGTAATCTATCCAATTGCACACCTGAAGAAATTGCTGCTATCGAGTTAGCTTTAAAACATAAAGGTAATCTCCAAGCTTTAACCTCGTGTAGTGGAGCCACAATGCAAGAGGGATTATCTGTCGGTGGTGTATGGGTGATATACCAAATGGCTAAACGTTTAGGAATTGTGGATGCACTTGGCAATAGCCGAGAAGGTCAGCTAGCGTTGTGGCAAGTGGTAGCACGCGTATTGGAGCAAGGCTCAAGACTTTCTGCCGTCAGGTTGGCAGAAACCTATGCCATTGCCCCGGTAATTGACTTGCAAAAGGGCTTTAACGAAGAAGACCTTTATAAGAATCTTTTGTGGTTATGCCAAAGCCAAGCCTCTATCGAAGATCGATTGTTTACTAAAAGTTTTTGCAAGAAACCTCCTCACTTATTTTTGTATGATGTGACTAGCTCGTATTTAGAAGGCGAGAAAAACGAGCTTGCCGATTGGGGTTACAACCGAGACAAAAAGAAAGGTAAGAAGCAAATTGTGATAGGCTTGCTAAGTTCAGCCGATGGCACACCCGTATCAACCGAAGTGTTTAAAGGCAATACCCAAGACACTTCTACCTTTCATGCTCAGATCAAAAAAGCTAAAGAACGCTTTAAATGCGAGAAAGTCACTTTTGTAGGCGATAGAGGGATGATTAAAAGCGGGCAGATCGAAAATTTACAAGAGCAGGGTTTTCATTATATTACCGCTATGACAAAGGCTCAAATAGAGACCTTAATGAAAAGAGGTGTGATCGAATATACGCTATTTGATAAAAACTTGGCTGAAGTCAAAGAAGATGGGATAAGATATATTCTTAAACGTAATCCTGTGCGCGCCCAGGAAATCGCCCATTCTCGTCTCAGCAAGCTAGCTAGCATTGAAAAATTGGTCGCTATGCAAAATGCCTATCTACATGCACATCCCAAAGCACAGGTAGAAGTAGCGCTGAAAAAAATTAAAGCTAAAATCGAGCGTTTAGCGCTTAAGACTTACGTGATAGTTAGCGCACAAGATAGAAGCTTATCTGTATGCCTCAATCAAGAAATGCTAGCTGAGAATGCTAAGTTAGATGGTTGCTATGTGATTAAAACCGATCTTGCTTGCGACGAAGTGAGCATGCAAGAAGTACATGATCGTTATAAAGATTTAGCTAGAGTAGAATCAGCTTTTAGAACAGTAAAAAGCGATCTTGAGATACGGCCAGTTTATGTACGTTCAGAAGAAAGCACAAGGGGCCATGTTTTAATTGTAATGTTAGCCTACATGATTATCAGAGAGCTTGATAAAGCCTGGAAGGACCTTTATTTAACAGTAGAAGAGGGCTTGCGCAGTTTATCTACTTTAACGCTAATAGAATGGACAGTAAATAATGGCTTAAGTTTTCAGCAAATCCCCGAACCACGCCATCAAAACAGACAAATGCTTGAAGTCTTAAAAGTAGAGTTACCAAAAGTTTTACCAAAGAATCATGCGCATGTAGTCACTAGGAAGAAGCGCCGATAA
- a CDS encoding IS1634 family transposase, whose product MQIDTQNVDHLGLVAGMCEEIGLVDLIDQAVGNQAKNKHLTYGQAVKCMILNGLGFVSRTLYMYSEYFEDKPIDHLLGTPVIPEQIDDNVLGRALDKLFELGVTELFTKIALHTIKVLGIQVKSLHLDATSFHVDGNYESLLEQGEACIRLVQGYSRDHRPDLNQAVLQLITSNEGNIPLYMQAADGNSSDKAAFTQIVGEHLKSFRQAVENRYIVGDSALYTPATLQVLKEEQSLFVTRVPMQIKEAKELIFEVPYDKTVEITEGYRAFESTSCYAGVEQRWVVIFSQAAYQRECRTLAKHYLKGSEKESKAFFKFIKQEFSCPNDAKRQLDKFAKKLKYIQIIEPQVIATQKHTTSGRPKAGQAPSILSYHLEGTVACSLLNKAELERSKGFFILATNDMDVIAFPAQEVLKTYKAQQSVERGFRFLKSPDFLVSSFFLKKPERIEALLTEVPFFL is encoded by the coding sequence ATGCAGATAGATACACAAAACGTCGATCATTTAGGATTGGTAGCTGGAATGTGTGAGGAAATAGGGTTAGTTGACCTTATTGATCAAGCAGTAGGTAACCAGGCGAAGAATAAGCATTTAACCTATGGGCAAGCTGTTAAATGCATGATCTTAAATGGATTGGGATTTGTAAGTCGGACGCTTTACATGTATTCTGAGTACTTTGAAGATAAACCTATCGATCATTTGCTAGGTACGCCAGTCATTCCCGAGCAGATTGATGATAATGTTTTGGGGAGAGCGCTGGATAAGTTATTTGAGTTGGGAGTGACCGAGCTTTTTACTAAAATAGCTTTACATACAATCAAAGTGCTTGGCATCCAAGTAAAAAGTTTACATTTAGATGCCACAAGCTTTCACGTAGATGGAAACTATGAGAGCCTATTAGAACAAGGAGAAGCATGCATTCGCCTAGTGCAAGGCTACAGTAGAGACCATAGGCCTGATTTAAATCAAGCCGTCTTGCAGCTTATCACCTCCAATGAAGGCAATATTCCTTTATACATGCAAGCGGCTGATGGCAATAGCAGTGATAAGGCCGCCTTTACGCAAATTGTTGGCGAACATCTTAAAAGCTTTCGGCAAGCGGTAGAGAATCGTTATATAGTAGGAGACAGTGCTCTTTATACGCCAGCTACCTTACAAGTTCTTAAAGAAGAACAAAGCTTATTTGTCACGCGTGTACCCATGCAAATCAAAGAGGCTAAAGAGCTCATATTTGAAGTGCCTTACGACAAGACGGTAGAAATAACAGAAGGCTATCGAGCTTTTGAAAGTACCTCTTGCTATGCCGGTGTTGAACAAAGATGGGTAGTTATCTTTAGCCAAGCGGCCTATCAAAGAGAATGCCGCACTTTAGCCAAGCATTATCTTAAGGGCAGTGAGAAAGAATCCAAAGCTTTCTTTAAGTTTATAAAGCAAGAGTTTTCATGCCCCAATGATGCTAAGCGCCAATTAGATAAGTTTGCAAAAAAGCTTAAATATATACAAATTATAGAACCTCAAGTTATAGCAACTCAAAAGCATACTACATCTGGTCGACCAAAAGCTGGGCAAGCACCTTCTATACTTAGCTATCACCTAGAAGGCACAGTAGCCTGCTCTTTGCTTAACAAAGCAGAGTTAGAGAGGAGTAAAGGGTTTTTCATCTTAGCAACTAATGATATGGATGTAATCGCTTTTCCTGCTCAGGAAGTTTTGAAAACATATAAAGCACAGCAAAGTGTAGAAAGAGGATTTAGATTCTTGAAAAGTCCCGATTTCCTAGTCTCTTCTTTCTTTCTAAAAAAGCCAGAAAGAATAGAAGCTCTTTTAACGGAAGTTCCATTTTTTTTATAA
- a CDS encoding leucine-rich repeat domain-containing protein has product MNPSSSITIEHLPSEILVPILKECASPSLFSVCGRWHYLLANEVMPSLYKQISKVHVPNGDVNKQALILDKIYRLGGKLSETVKVNAIFKQTFALASFLSPLELEFKWITEEKRYFTLANYSSYLVNINRLLMWNRIPGGKQYLDQEAIKYLPLEKKGKLFSNWIKRYGKDITSLCLHVMDLTFLPSEIGQLSQLQTLELSCNQLTFLPPEIGQLSQLQELHLNDNQLTFLPLEIKQLLKLQTLNLSGNQLTALPAEIGQLSQLQTLNLRMNQLTALPAEIGQLSKLQTLDLSHNQLTFLPPEIGQISQLQKLDLNSNQLTSLPAEIGHLPQLQELCLSRNQLTTLPAEIEQLSQLQTLDLSHNQLTSFPAEIVQLSQLQDLNLRNNQLTSLPAEIEQLSQLQTLGLSHNQLTSFPAEIVQLSQLQYLDLYHNQLTTLPAAIGQLSQLQELYLSHNQLTSFQAEIVQLSQLQKLYLEGNQLTTLPAEIGQLSQLQSLDLSSNQLTSLPAEIGQLSLLKYLNLENNQLTALPAEIRRISKLQTLNLQISQPTFFPPPEIGRLSNQLNLKLNGNPLQNIPD; this is encoded by the coding sequence ATGAATCCTAGCTCTTCTATCACCATTGAACATTTACCTAGTGAAATATTAGTCCCTATTTTAAAGGAGTGTGCTAGCCCTTCCTTATTTAGCGTGTGTGGAAGATGGCACTATCTCCTAGCTAATGAAGTCATGCCCTCGCTTTATAAGCAAATAAGTAAAGTGCATGTTCCTAACGGAGATGTTAACAAGCAGGCTCTTATTTTAGATAAAATTTATAGGCTAGGAGGTAAACTTTCTGAAACAGTAAAAGTAAATGCAATTTTTAAACAGACCTTTGCTTTAGCTAGCTTTCTTTCACCTCTAGAATTAGAATTTAAATGGATAACCGAGGAAAAAAGATATTTTACTCTGGCTAATTACTCCTCTTATCTTGTAAATATTAATCGCCTATTAATGTGGAATAGAATCCCTGGGGGAAAGCAATACTTAGACCAAGAAGCAATCAAATATTTGCCTTTAGAAAAAAAAGGAAAGCTTTTTAGTAATTGGATTAAAAGGTATGGCAAAGACATTACGAGCTTATGCTTACATGTAATGGACTTAACCTTTTTACCCTCAGAGATAGGGCAGTTATCTCAGCTGCAAACGCTTGAATTAAGCTGCAATCAGCTTACCTTTCTTCCTCCAGAGATAGGGCAGCTATCGCAGCTGCAAGAGCTTCACTTAAACGATAACCAGCTTACCTTCCTTCCTCTAGAGATAAAGCAACTGCTTAAGCTGCAAACGCTTAACTTATCCGGCAACCAGCTAACTGCTCTGCCTGCAGAGATAGGGCAGCTATCGCAGCTGCAAACGCTTAACTTACGAATGAACCAGCTAACTGCTCTGCCTGCAGAGATAGGGCAGCTGTCTAAGCTGCAAACGCTTGACTTAAGCCACAACCAGCTTACCTTCCTTCCTCCAGAGATAGGGCAAATCTCTCAGCTGCAAAAACTTGACTTAAACAGCAACCAGCTTACCTCCCTTCCTGCAGAGATAGGGCATCTACCTCAGCTGCAAGAGCTTTGCTTAAGCCGCAACCAGCTTACCACCCTTCCTGCAGAGATAGAGCAGCTATCGCAGCTGCAAACGCTTGACTTAAGCCACAACCAGCTTACCTCCTTTCCGGCAGAGATAGTTCAGCTATCTCAGCTGCAAGACCTTAACTTAAGAAACAACCAGCTTACCTCCCTTCCTGCAGAGATAGAGCAGCTATCTCAGCTGCAAACGCTTGGCTTAAGCCACAACCAGCTTACCTCCTTTCCGGCAGAGATAGTTCAGCTATCTCAGCTGCAATACCTTGACTTATACCACAACCAGCTTACCACTCTTCCTGCAGCGATAGGACAGCTATCTCAGCTGCAAGAGCTTTACTTAAGCCACAACCAGCTTACCTCCTTTCAGGCAGAGATAGTTCAGCTATCTCAGCTGCAAAAGCTTTACTTAGAAGGCAATCAGCTTACCACCCTTCCTGCAGAAATAGGACAGCTATCGCAGTTGCAAAGCCTTGACTTATCTAGCAACCAGCTGACCTCTCTTCCTGCAGAGATAGGGCAGCTATCTCTGCTGAAATATCTTAACTTGGAAAACAACCAGCTAACTGCTCTGCCTGCAGAAATAAGGCGGATATCAAAGCTGCAAACGCTTAACTTACAAATAAGCCAGCCTACCTTCTTTCCTCCTCCTGAAATAGGGCGGCTATCAAACCAGTTAAATCTTAAGTTAAATGGAAATCCACTGCAAAACATTCCTGATTAA
- a CDS encoding leucine-rich repeat domain-containing protein: protein MNPSSSTTIEHLPNEILVPILKACASPPLFSVCRRWYYLLANEVMPSFYKQIGKVHVPQGNIEEQSLILEKIYKLEEELSETAKVDAIFKQTFALASSLSPLELEFKWITEEKRYFTLANYSSYLLNINRLLMCKRIPDGYRYLNQEAIKYLPLKEKGKLFSNWIERYGKDITSLNLRGIGLTFLPPEIGQLSQLQKLDLNNNQLTTLPAEIGQLSQLKELKLEKNQLASLPPEIGQLSQLPWLKLESNQLTTLPAKIGQLSQLRMLYLNNNQLTSLPAEIKPLSQLRALNLQNN, encoded by the coding sequence TTGAATCCTAGCTCTTCTACTACCATTGAACATCTACCTAATGAAATACTTGTCCCTATTTTAAAAGCTTGTGCTAGCCCTCCCTTATTTAGCGTGTGTAGAAGATGGTATTATCTCCTAGCTAATGAAGTCATGCCCTCGTTTTATAAGCAAATAGGTAAGGTTCATGTTCCTCAAGGTAATATTGAAGAGCAGTCGCTTATTTTAGAGAAGATTTATAAGCTAGAAGAAGAGCTTTCTGAAACAGCTAAGGTAGATGCAATCTTTAAACAAACCTTTGCTTTAGCTAGCTCTCTTTCGCCTTTAGAATTAGAATTTAAGTGGATAACTGAGGAAAAAAGATATTTTACTCTGGCTAATTACTCCTCTTATCTTTTAAATATTAATCGCCTCTTAATGTGTAAAAGAATTCCTGATGGATACAGATACTTAAACCAAGAAGCAATCAAATATTTGCCTTTAAAAGAAAAAGGAAAGCTTTTTAGTAATTGGATTGAAAGGTATGGCAAAGATATTACGAGCTTAAATCTAAGAGGAATTGGCTTAACCTTTTTACCCCCAGAGATTGGGCAGCTTTCTCAGCTGCAAAAGCTTGACTTAAACAATAACCAGCTTACTACTCTTCCTGCAGAGATAGGACAGCTTTCTCAGCTGAAAGAACTTAAGTTAGAAAAGAACCAGCTTGCCTCCCTTCCTCCAGAGATAGGACAGCTTTCTCAGCTGCCATGGCTTAAATTAGAAAGCAACCAACTCACCACCCTCCCTGCAAAAATAGGACAGCTGTCCCAGCTGCGAATGCTTTACTTAAACAATAACCAGCTTACCTCCCTTCCTGCAGAAATAAAGCCCTTATCTCAGCTGCGAGCGCTTAACTTACAAAACAACTAG
- a CDS encoding leucine-rich repeat domain-containing protein yields MKHLSQLRALNLQNNQLTALPAWIKQLSQLQELDLEDNQLTSLPPEIGQLSHLQKLDLKSNQLTSLPVEIRQLSQLRRLDLSSNQLTSLPAEIGQLAQLQELYLGGNQLTSLTPEIWRLSHPTLTVAYIRNT; encoded by the coding sequence ATAAAGCACTTATCTCAGCTGCGAGCGCTTAACTTACAAAACAACCAACTTACCGCTCTTCCTGCATGGATAAAGCAGCTATCGCAGCTGCAAGAGCTTGACTTAGAAGACAACCAGCTCACCTCCCTTCCTCCTGAGATAGGACAACTTTCCCACCTGCAAAAGCTTGACTTAAAAAGCAATCAGCTTACCTCTCTTCCTGTGGAGATAAGGCAACTATCGCAGTTGCGAAGGCTTGACTTATCTAGCAACCAGCTGACCTCTCTTCCTGCAGAAATAGGGCAGCTTGCTCAGCTGCAAGAGCTTTACTTAGGAGGCAACCAGCTGACCTCCCTTACTCCAGAGATATGGCGGCTTTCTCACCCGACTTTGACAGTTGCTTACATTCGAAACACTTAA
- a CDS encoding ComF family protein, translating into MAKLGNILAAFIDFIYPLRCMHCATPICHGKGGLCIKCALQLTLINREERCPCCFSAEYEPEHPICYLCFMQPPVLKKYAAAFDDQDVAASLINKLKYANQPYLAQGAAAYMVLQLLNLKWPLPDLIVPVPLTFTQRISQGYNASLLLAESLGEIVKRPVQSLLYKTLWNEDYEGKAKQRGNYLSTNSFLLKKEINVQDKVILLVKDKVRTGHTLNCCAEVLYEGFPKDIYGLSFCKSI; encoded by the coding sequence ATGGCCAAGCTTGGCAATATTTTAGCTGCTTTTATCGATTTTATTTATCCTTTAAGGTGCATGCATTGTGCTACTCCTATTTGCCATGGTAAAGGGGGCCTTTGCATTAAGTGTGCCCTTCAACTGACTCTTATAAATAGGGAAGAGCGCTGTCCCTGCTGCTTTAGTGCAGAATATGAACCTGAACATCCTATTTGCTATCTTTGCTTTATGCAACCACCTGTGTTAAAAAAATATGCAGCAGCATTTGATGATCAGGATGTGGCAGCTTCTCTAATAAATAAGCTTAAGTATGCGAATCAACCCTATCTAGCTCAAGGGGCAGCAGCTTACATGGTTTTACAGCTCTTAAATCTAAAATGGCCGTTACCCGATTTAATTGTACCCGTACCCTTAACCTTTACGCAGCGTATCTCACAAGGGTATAATGCAAGCCTTTTATTAGCAGAATCTTTAGGAGAGATAGTGAAGCGCCCGGTGCAATCTCTTTTGTATAAAACTTTGTGGAATGAGGACTATGAAGGAAAAGCAAAACAGCGAGGGAATTATTTAAGTACCAATTCTTTTTTATTAAAAAAAGAAATTAATGTGCAAGATAAGGTGATTTTGTTAGTAAAAGATAAGGTGCGGACTGGTCATACTTTGAATTGTTGCGCAGAAGTTCTTTATGAAGGATTCCCTAAAGATATTTATGGGCTTTCGTTCTGTAAATCCATTTAA